A single Carassius carassius chromosome 3, fCarCar2.1, whole genome shotgun sequence DNA region contains:
- the myom1b gene encoding M-protein, striated muscle isoform X4, translating to MHTPEFVIKPRSHTVWEKQCVRLHCTISGWPEPRVVWYKNNVSIDPMAKPGKYKVEGSYSVHSLEINKCDFDDTAQYRVSAMNSKGETSAFASVVVKRFKGEVDESLPSPRLLPCLEYGVKFETHIVEKFGVSFGREGETLSFGCSVIIYPALQRFQPEIEWYRDDKLLVPSKWVQMHWSGDRATLTLSHLNKEDEGLYTLRVITKSGFETHSAYVFVRDADAEVAGAPGAPLDVQSLDANKDYVIVTWKQPAVDGGSPILGYFVDRCEVGTTHWSQCNDTPVKFARFPVTGLVEGRSYVFRVRAVNKAGMSHPSRVSEPVAAMDPADRTRKGPSAPWTGQIIVTEEEPVEGVVPGRPRDLSVIEATKNYVVLSWKPPGDKGHEGVMYYVEKCVSGTDSWQRVNTEIPVKSPRFALFDLAEGKSYRFRVRCCNSAGVGEPSEPTEATTVGDKLDIPSAPGRVVPTRNTDTSVVVSWEASRGAKELVGYYIESSIAGSNTWEPCNNKPVKCTRFICHGLTTDESYVFRVRAVNAAGISEFSQESEAIKVKAAIGGGILHASPTPPYGISVLECVRDSMVLAWKQPTFIGGADITGYFVDYREVIGGVLGKWHEANIKAVSERAYRVSELKENMLYQFQVRAANMAGVGIPSLPSETFKCEEWTIAVPGPPHDLQVQEVRKDSLVLLWKAPVYQGRDPVNGFYIDIKEADADFEMWRGVNEKATDKTFMKIKDLKEGESYVFRVRAQNKAGVGKASDPTEPVDAVTKPGTAEIVVNVDDDGVISLNFECSNLTADSKFVWSKNYMEMTEPERMTLETKGSKSKAIFKTPSEEDLGIYSCFVTHTDAASASYTLSEETLKDLLKISHEHKFPIIPLKTELAVELLEKGRVRFWLQAEKISANGKVEYVFNDNVIHQGEKYKMNFDKNTGVIEMFMESLGKEDEGTFTFQLQDGKATNQSSLVLIGDVFKQLQKESEFQKKEWIRKQGPHFVEYLGYEVTPECCVRLKCKVANMKKDSVALWYKDGREIKVNEKLDFSEGVLTLEITQISKKDAGIYEVVLKDDRGKDTSTLNLTDQGFKDLMNQVFSVIANSSTPLKIQSTEEGIRLYSFVSYYNDELHVTWHHKDAAIAFTERIKSGVVGEQLWLQISEPTEKDKGKYAIEFFDGKGGLRRTVELAGQAFDDAFAEFQRLKAAAIAEKNRARVAGGLPDVVTIQEGKSLNLTCNISGDPVPEVTWLKNEREMVSNDHYILKFESGKFASFTITSVNTSDSGKYSILVKNKYGTESGDFTLNVIESMVDFGVMSYLADADGNVIVGPTTPVPTPSTRSVPTTPSPAAPTLTSTPANTNPQNKTRATPTPKNQTPSIERSSTPPAQIPKNQSPGSPTPQNHTSDTLILSTSNTSTPQPSTPTSGEKSANTSMDNEKITSMLKDSVDNLGLSTSETELVDAMHLTEHEATTSSEPDESTPALETENLENVCETKDD from the exons GTACAAGAACAATGTCAGCATTGATCCGATGGCCAAGCCAGGGAAGTACAAAGTGGAGGGCAGCTACAGCGTCCACTCCCTGGAGATTAACAA GTGTGACTTTGATGATACCGCACAGTATCGTGTGTCAGCCATGAACAGCAAGGGCGAGACTTCTGCCTTTGCTTCTGTTGTCGTCAAAA GATTCAAAGGAGAAGTTGATGAGTCTCTGCCGTCTCCCAGACTCC TACCGTGTCTGGAGTATGGAGTGAAGTTCGAGACGCACATCGTGGAGAAGTTTGGTGTGTCTTTTGGTCGTGAGGGTGAGACGCTGAGTTTTGGCTGCTCTGTTATCATCTACCCGGCACTGCAGCGCTTCCAGCCTGAGATAGAGTGGTACAGAGACG aTAAACTGCTGGTGCCATCAAAATGGGTTCAGATGCACTGGAGCGGCGACCGAGCGACTCTTACTCTCTCACACCTCAACAAGGAGGATGAAGGACTCTACACACTTCGCGTCATCACCAAATCTGGCTTTGAGACTCATTCAGCATATGTCTTTGTCAGAG ATGCTGATGCGGAGGTTGCAGGAGCTCCTGGTGCACCTTTAGATGTCCAGAGTCTGGACGCCAATAAGGACTATGTCATTGTTACCTGGAAGCAGCCTGCTGTGGACGGAGGAAGCCCCATTTTAGGATATTTTGTTGACAG GTGTGAAGTTGGTACGACACACTGGTCGCAATGCAATGACACTCCGGTGAAGTTTGCACGCTTCCCTGTAACAGGTCTGGTGGAAGGACGAAGCTATGTGTTTCGAGTGCGTGCGGTGAACAAGGCAGGCATGAGCCATCCATCCCGTGTGTCTGAACCAGTAGCTGCTATGGACCCTGCAGACCGCACTAGAAAAG GTCCCTCTGCTCCTTGGACTGGACAAATCATTGTGACTGAGGAGGAGCCTGTGG AGGGAGTGGTTCCCGGCAGACCTCGTGATCTCTCAGTCATTGAAGCCACTAAAAACTATGTGGTGTTGAGCTGGAAGCCTCCAGGGGACAAGGGCCACGAAGGGGTTATGTATTACGTGGAGAAG tGTGTGTCTGGCACTGACAGCTGGCAGCGAGTCAACACTGAAATCCCCGTCAAATCTCCACGTTTTGCTCTTTTTGATCTGGCCGAGGGAAAATCTTACCGCTTCCGTGTTCGCTGCTGCAACTCAGCTGGTGTTGGTGAACCATCAGAACCGACTGAAGCCACCACGGTTGGGGACAAGCTGG ATATCCCATCAGCCCCTGGCCGTGTGGTTCCTACTCGCAATACAGACACATCTGTGGTGGTTTCATGGGAAGCTTCACGTGGCGCTAAAGAGCTGGTGGGCTACTACATTGAGAGCAGCATTGCAGGGAGCAACACTTGGGAGCCATGCAACAACAAACCAGTTAAATGCACAAG GTTTATCTGTCATGGCTTGACCACTGACGAGAGTTATGTTTTCCGAGTAAGAGCCGTCAATGCTGCAGGAATCAGTGAATTCTCCCAGGAATCAGAAGCCATTAAAGTTAAAGCTGCTATTG GGGGCGGTATTCTTCATG CTTCACCCACCCCACCCTACGGCATCTCTGTGCTGGAGTGTGTGCGGGACTCGATGGTATTAGCCTGGAAACAACCCACTTTCATCGGCGGCGCTGACATCACTGGTTACTTCGTTGATTACCGTGAGGTCATCGGTGgagtcctgggaaaatggcatgAGGCGAATATTAAAGCTGTCAGTGAGCGAGCTTACAGA GTTTCAGAGCTAAAGGAAAACATGCTGTACCAGTTCCAGGTACGTGCTGCCAACATGGCTGGTGTGGGCATCCCGTCTCTTCCCAGCGAGACATTCAAGTGTGAGGAGTGGACTATTGCTGTACCAG GACCACCCCATGACCTCCAAGTGCAGGAGGTGCGTAAGGACTCTCTGGTCTTGCTCTGGAAAGCGCCGGTCTATCAGGGTCGTGATCCTGTCAATGGATTCTACATTGATATCAAAGAGGCTGACGCAGACTTTGAGATGTGGAGAGGAGTCAATGAGAAAGCTACTGACAAGACATTCATGAAG ATCAAGGATCTGAAGGAGGGGGAATCGTATGTTTTTCGTGTGCGTGCTCAGAACAAGGCTGGTGTGGGAAAAGCATCAGATCCTACAGAACCAGTTGATGCAGTGACTAAACCAG GTACGGCTGAGATAGTCGTGAATGTTGACGATGATGGTGTCATTTCACTGAATTTTGAGTGCTCTAACCTCACCGCTGACTCCAAGTTTGTCTGGTCCAAGAACTACATGGAAATGACAGAACCTGAACGCATGACTTTAGAGACCAAGGGTAGCAA GTCCAAAGCCATCTTTAAAACCCCTTCAGAAGAAGATCTGGGCATCTACTCTTGTTTTGTGACACACACTGATGCAGCCTCTGCCAGCTACACACtctctgaggaaa CTCTAAAAGATCTCCTGAAGATCAGCCACGAACACAAATTCCCCA TCATCCCTCTGAAGACAGAGCTGGCCGTGGAGCTGCTGGAGAAGGGCAGGGTTCGCTTCTGGTTGCAGGCTGAGAAAATCTCTGCCAATGGAAAAGTTGAATACGTGTTCAATGACAATGTGATCCACCAGGGAGAG AAATACAAGATGAACTTTGATAAAAATACTGGCGTCATTGAGATGTTCATGGAGTCTCTGGGCAAAGAAGACGAGGGAACGTTCACTTTCCAGCTTCAAGACGGCAAAGCCACCAACCAGTCCAGTCTAGTGCTGATTGGAGATG TGTTCAAGCAGTTACAGAAGGAATCAGAGTTCCAGAAAAAAGAATGGATTAGAAAGCAAG GTCCACATTTCGTGGAGTATCTCGGTTATGAAGTCACACCTGAGTGCTGTGTGAGACTGAAGTGTAAG GTTGCTAATATGAAGAAAGACTCTGTGGCGCTGTGGTATAAGGATGGACGAGAGATCAAGGTCAATGAGAAACTGGATTTCTCTGAAGGAGTGTTGACTTTGGAGATCACTCAG ATCTCCAAAAAAGATGCCGGTATATATGAAGTAGTTCTGAAGGATGATCGAGGCAAAGACACCTCCACCCTCAACCTCACAGACCAAG gattcaaagACCTGATGAACCAGGTTTTCAGTGTTATTG CGAACTCCTCCACTCCACTGAAGATCCAGAGCACTGAGGAGGGAATCAGGCTTTACTCCTTCGTCAGCTACTACAACGACGAGCTGCATGTCACCTGGCATCACAA gGACGCTGCGATTGCATTCACTGAGCGCATTAAGAGCGGAGTGGTGGGAGAGCAGCTGTGGCTGCAAATATCTGAACCCACAGAGAAAGATAAAGGCAAATACGCCATTGAGTTCTTCGATGGGAAAGGAGGCTTGCGCAGAACTGTGGAGCTGGCTGGACAAG cattTGACGATGCATTTGCTGAATTTCAAAGACTCAA GGCTGCAGCTATTGCAGAGAAAA ATCGTGCGCGTGTGGCAGGTGGTCTGCCTGATGTTGTGACCATCCAAGAGGGCAAG TCTCTGAACCTGACCTGCAATATCTCGGGCGACCCTGTACCCGAGGTCACCTGGCTAAAGAACGAGCGCGAGATGGTTTCCAACGATCATTACATTCTGAAGTTTGAGTCGGGCAAGTTTGCCAGTTTCACCATCACTAGCGTCAATACGTCTGACTCCGGCAAGTACAGCATCCTGGTAAAGAACAAGTACGGTACGGAGAGCGGCGACTTCACC TTGAATGTGATCGAAAGCATGGTCGATTTTGGTGTGATGTCATATCTGGCCGACGCAGATGGAAACGTAATTGTTGGACCGACAACTCCTGTGCCAACGCCTTCAACCAGATCAGTTCCCACAACACCCAGCCCAGCTGCCCCAACCCTAACATCAACCCCGGCCAATACAAACCCCCAAAATAAAACTAGAGCTACCCCAACCCCCAAAAATCAAACCCCAAGTATAGAACGTTCCTCAACCCCACCTGCTCAGATCCCCAAAAACCAATCCCCAGGTTCCCCGACCCCTCAAAATCATACGTCAGATACACTGATCCTCTCCACCTCAAACACATCCACTCCTCAACCCTCCACTCCCACATCAGGCGAGAAGTCAGCCAATACATCAATGGACAATGAGAAGATAACATCGATGCTGAAAG ATTCTGTGGATAATCTGGGGTTATCCACCTCAGAGACGGAGCTGGTTGATGCCATGCATCTCACAGAACATGAGGCCACAACTTCATCAGAACCAGACGAATCTACACCAGCCCTTGAAACCGAAAACCTCGAAAATGTGTGTGAAACCAAAGATGATTAA